From the genome of Neomonachus schauinslandi chromosome 1, ASM220157v2, whole genome shotgun sequence:
TcgcccactcattcattcacctgaCAAGCCCTGAGCGTCTGCCGCACACCAAACCCTTCACGTCGGTAACATGTGTCTTACCTGCAGGGCACTCGTCACTGAGTGTGGGTGGGGGCCCAGGCTGATGAGGAAAGAGGCAAAGACTTTGTCAGGTGATCTTGAGATCAAGCTGGGAGGGATCTGGGATGAGCTCTGGGCAGGGGGTCTATCTGAGATGCCAGAGGAGGAGAGCGAGTGTAACCAGGTGACAGAGGGCACAACCAGAGGCCGGAGAGAAGCAGGACGTGGTTGGGGTCTCAGTTTGTGAGTGGTTGCATTGAAACTTGGATCGTGGTCTGCTTGGTTCAGAAGCCAAAGCTTCCCAGAGAAAGGGATCCGGAAAGAGAGCTTGAGAGGGTGAGGGGCTTGCCAGACATGGTCCCCACCGCAGGGGAACAGACCGGTGAAGGAGGGCATGGGGGTGAGAAGGGGCGTGGCTTGGCTGAGTCTCAGAAACGGAGGCGACGGGGCCCTGGGAAGAGGCCAGAGCTGAGTGGAGTGAGGAGTCCTTTCTCACCCCGCTGGGCTCCCCCACAGCGAACTCCACGCTGACCGCGGAGCTGCAGGAGGCTCAGGTGTTTATCATGGACAACAAGAAGTGTGACCAGATTTACCGCAAGAagtcccccatcccccacctcgtCCCCCTTGTCCTGGGGGACATGATCTGTGCCACCAATTATGGAGAAAACTTGTGCTCTGTGAGTCTCTGGGAGGTCCTGGCAGCTCTTTGGCTGGGAGCGACTCCCAGGGTGTAGGGGGGAATTCCCGGGGAGGCGTTTGCTTGGCTTCCCTCTTTGTCACCATCGCCGGGTAGTGCTCTGCTCCCATCTTCCTTCCCCTGGGACTTTGATTTTGCCTGATATTCTGGGATGGGTCTACAACTGAGGAGCTGAAGGAGGAGCTGAAGGAGGTAGTGAGATCCTCAGGGAGTGAAAGAATCTTCCAAGAGAAGTCAGAGGGTGGGCATCCTGGGTCCTCTGGGGTCCTGGGTCCCAGGGGGGCCCAGAGCTTCcattattcttctctttttaccTAGGGGGATTCTGGGGGCCCATTGGCTTGTGAAGTCGAGGGCACATGGATTCTGGCTGGGGTGTTGTCCTGGGAAAAGGCCTGTGCCAAAGCAGAGAACCCAGGCGTGTACACTCGTGTCACCAAATACAGCAAGTGGATCAAGAAGCAAATAAGCAGTGGGGCTCTCTCAGGCCCCCAAACCTCCGCCTGGTTCCTACTCCTGTTCTGGTTGCTGCAGCCCCAGCTGGATCCCTGatctcccctctctcttcttcttcctgctTTGCCTCTGCTGTATGGGTCCAGATCAAGGTTAGACCAAGGTCATGGGTCTGTATTCAATAAGAGTCAAGGTGGGGAAAGAGTGGCCCCTGGGAGATGGGGCTCTGCATTGGCATCCcagtggggaggggtgtggtGGATGACTAGACCTTGGGTGACCAGGAGAAGGGAAGTGTGGCCTAGAGGGGCTCTGGAGTTGGGGACCAGGATAGCAGGGATTAAATTTGTACAAATGTGAGCTGGCTCTGTTCTCTTTTGTGGGTGACCCTGGGGGTttgagggtgggtgggaggacaGGGCCTCCTGGAATGAATTCTGTCAGCAGGCTCCCCAGAGTGGAGGCTGACGGTTTTTACGATATCACTAGTGCAGGGGCATAGGAAAAGGGCCTGGGCCtgagacctcagtttcctcatctgtaaagtgggcctGCTGCAAGGGAGCAGTTGAAACATGCCTCATAGGCTGACTATAGGAAGGACTTACCTAAAGTGCTCCAaatttagctttctttctttctttctttctttctttttttttaatggcactaAAAACTGCTTACAGAAGTGTTACGTGTTCATCAtctatgtttttatctttaaaattttttaaaaaaaattataggcaatATCTGAATACATTCTTGTGATTTactgaaaatattcagaaatacatataaagattccgcccccccccaaccacctcccacCACCAGTGCTGCTCCCTTCCCCAGGAGTAATCTGTAGGCATccttaaataaaatgtctttatgatttttaaaaataagtgggaTTTTTATGTCTTGTTAAtaatccacatttaaaaaaaattacacacgtTGACAAACTTTCTCCGTCAGTACCTAGAGCTAGTCATCATGTGACGTTACTGCACGTGTTCTGTGTGGCTGGGACATAGGCTCTGTAACCTGGACCAGGTTTTAGGCTGTTTCGGACTCGTCAGCCTGGTGGCAGGGCTGCGTGCatgtggtggggcggggggagggcactCTGAAACATTTCTGCACCTCTCTTCCTGGGAGTGGGCTGAGGGAAGGACAGTCCTTGAAGGACACAcaaatttaatcattttgtaTGAGTACGATCAAAGAGTATTCCTCCCCAAAGCTGAGCCAGTTTACATTCATACCTACAGCATGGGAGAGTGAACATTTCCCCTTTTGCTAAAGATGAATAttatcaatctttaaaaatgtgcccAATCCAATGATAGAATGTTATTAtatcattgctgttttaatttgtattttcctgattggaaaagtatcttttcatgtgtttgttgacaAAAAGATATGCCTTTTCTCTAGTAAATCCTCTATTCATatgctttgcctatttttaagattgggttgcttttctttttcttaggaaagtttttatcttttctgaatACTAAGCCTTTGTCaattattttacaaacatttctttatcttttagaaatatgtGGAATGGAGGGAATGATGGAAGTTTACCATAAAgacctttaaaatttaaatttatcatgGAGTCAAGGCGTgtcagggtggctcagtaggttaagtgtctgcctttggctcaggtcatgatccggagatcctgggatcgagccccgcccgcATCGGCTCCTTGTCcggtgggaaatctgcttctccctttgtctctccctccccctgcttgtgctctctctctctcaaataaataaatcttttttttttaataaaattattatggaaTCAAATCAGTCTTTACTTACTTTATGGGTCTTGCGCCTAGCTGAAGGTGGTCTTTCCATCTCCAGATTATAAAAGCTATCTTCCCATGTTTCTTTTAATTtcgatacatttattttttatgcataaCTCTGTAAtccatttgaaatttctttttgtgtgtggtgtgaggtggGGATCCAACTCTATTTCCAACTGGAGGGCCAATCCCATTGATACTATTTCTTGTAGCGCCTGTCTTTTTCCTGCTGATTTGAATATCTGCATTTATAATAAGGAAATCTTAATATATCCATGTGTATGTTTTTGAAACCTCTGTTGTTTTCCCACTGATCTGTTTGTCCCTGGGTTAGTGCTGTACTGTTTCAAACAGCTTTCGGTTATGTTTTGTTAAATGGTAGCAAAAggtctctttcaaaaaaaaaaaagcctaatctACAGAGTTTATCTTCCATGTAAACTTTACAATCAGTTTGTCAGTTTTCGTTAAAGATACTATTGGTATTTGAATTGAAATTAGATATGCAGACTAATTTTACAATGTTGAATTCCTAACCAGGGGTATGGTATATGTCTCCATTCATTCGGCTCTTCTATTCATGGATGTCTGGAAAAATATtgagtttatttctaagtattttgcaaattttggTTATATTCATTGTGGATGATATCTCCTcccattatatttttttctaattttatatgttAGGTATTTTAAAgctgctgatttaaaaaaaacatagtgaTCTTGATTCCTggtcatcttgcaaaactgactTACTTAATTCAGCAGTTTCTCAGTGGATTCTTTTGGCTTATTTTTGGCCTAATCAAATTCCCTAAAATGGTGAGAGCTACGTCGTATCCTTTTTGAAAATcctaccatttatttcttttgttatctcATTGCCTTTGACCCCTAACACAGTGTAAAATAGTGGCGGTAATGGTGGGGTCCACGTGCTGACCTTGACCTCAGCCTTCACGTGCTTCACAGATATTTACTAGGAACcttccctgtgccaggcactgttttgggCCTTGGTGACACAGTAATGAACTATTAagatgattatatggtttttcctatttaatttgTTCACATAATGAAATTCATTACTAGATCTCAGTACATTACTTAGATAAATCCCGTAATACACTGCGGATTCCATTTGCTGgcattttgtttagaatttctgCCCTAAAGTTGGATTGGTCTCCACTTTTCCTCTCTGCTCCACCATTTGTTCAAGTTTGGTGTCATTGCGGTGGTAGCCTCTTAAACCATGCTGAGAAGCTTTCTAGTATATTCCTATGCCCTAGAGCAATTTATACAATGCCAGCATTATCTGTTCCTGAGGTTTGGTAGATTGTGCACATAAAACTCACTGGGCCTGATAGCTTTTTTTAAGGGACAGACAAATctttgactatttaaaaaatatcttgtatAGTTATTGGCCTAGTTGGGTTTCCCACCtcttttttgcattaattttggtATAGAAAATCACTTTACTTTAGCTTAGATTCTTACATTTCAAACTGATGGATAAAATTTGAACCTATGGCCTCTTTcccatttctaatattatttatatatgtattctatCCCCTTTCCTAATTATTAAAGATTAGAATTGCCaaatttttgtctatttcataggtgttttaaaaaatccatctggtagggatgcctgggtggcttagtcggttaagtgtctgacttgtgatttcggctcaggtcatgatctcagggtcatgggatccagcccgaTGTtgggtccatgctcagtggggagtctgcttgagagtctctctccctctgctgctctctctctctctcaaaaaaaaaaaatcttaaaaaaaatctatctggTATATCTTATTGGTTAGCTTTATAGCTCATATTACCCCAGGTCCTGGTCTGCAGCCCTCCCACTCTGCCATGCTGCTCATGTTCTTCAGGGTGAAGCTGTCACACTCCCAGCTCCCAGGAGTCTGACCTGGGAGTTAGCATAGTCCAGTGCCCCGGCCAGCTGGCTCCAGTTACCCAGCCAGCATAAGGCATGGTTAGAGGAGAGacatgcacactctttctctgaATGTGGGTGAGAAAGCAGAAGGACATGGGCTGTTGGCAaccattttttagaaatttttatttaaattccagttagttcacatacagtgtgagattagtttcagggtacaatatagtgattcaacacttccgtacattGCCCAGTGCAGTTGGCATCCATTTCTCAACAAGGGGACCAACTCAGGAGGAAGCTACTACCACTGAAGAGAGGACACAAGTTTTAAGCCTATCTGAGTGGAAGTTTCTCTTATTTGGGGACTCCTAAATGGTACAAACTaacttttggttttggtaatcaaatcttttttgttcatttcactaaacctctttttttttttttaaagattttttgtttatttattcatgagagacagagagaggcagagggagaagcaggctcccaaggagcagggagcccgatgcgggacccgatcccaggaccccgggatcatgacctgagccaaaggcagacgcttaaccatctgagccacccaggcgcccttcactaAACCTCTTTTAGTTTTAGTAATTCTAACCTACTTTTGGGGGGACTTATTTTACTGtcctttttctaacttcttgagtCATATGCTGCATCAGTTATTACAGACTTCTTTGGTTTCTAATATTTTCACTTAATTCTATAAAATTTCCTCTGGGTCTTACTTTGGCCATATAGCGCAGGAGTTGATATGTACTGACCTCATtatcattcatttctgtattgtttCTAGTTTCGTGGTATATTTCTTATTTAACCCAAGAGTTCCATAGAAGGGTGTTATTTAATCTCCTGATGGATAGTTTGGGGAGGATGGGGACTTCTTCCCCCCCATTAGAAATTATATCACAGTgtggatttaattatttttatgttttgcaatttttttttttaagattttatttatttatttgacagagagagacacagcgagagagggaacacaagcagggggaatgggagagggagaagcaggcttcccgcggagcagagagcccgatgcggggctcgatcccaggaccctgggatcatgacctgagccgaaggcagacgcttaacgactgagccacccaggcgccccatgttttgcAATTTATTGAGGTTTTATTTGTGCCTAGTATCTGGTCAGTTTTAGTGAATGTTTCATGTGTGTTTGAAATGAAAGCATTGTGTGTTTTGAAACAAAGTTCTAGCCATAACTAATTGAACCAGGTTTGTTGACTGTATTATTCAAATCCTTTcaacacttcaaatattttatgtctaTATAATCCATCGATTTCTGAGAGGTTTACCATGAGAATTAAGACTTATTGCAGTCTCTAGCAATTCTTGCTTTATGTTTCAAGTCTGTTTTGGTAGGAGTGCAAAGTACATGCTTACTACCCATATTGGTGGGTTATACCCTAGCAGTATAAAATTTGTCTTTGTCCCAAttgatattatttgttttttcaaagatcCAGATCATAGAGCTCATTCATAATTCTGCTGTTCTAATTGATTAgggtataattttatattttgtacatGTTTCCAAAAGATTTtccttggctttattttttaaaaatttatttatttatttgagagagagagagagagtgaacaggaacgggggaggggcagagggagagggagaagcaggctccctgctaagctgggagcccgacacgggcttcgatctcaggaccctgagatcatgacccgagcccaaggcagacgcttaacaactgagccacccaggcacccaccttgGCTTTATTGTATACCTTTTACAGTTTCCTGATTTGAGCATTTAGTTcgttttcattctttgttatgcaATAATAAATACCTTTAAGGTTGTGGATTTGCTTTGAACACACCCAGTAAGTTTTTAATGCATTACtctaattattaatattttctgaaGAGTTTATAGAATGTTATTTCTACAAAATAAGTTAAagcgtatttttaaaaatttcacatagGTTGCTCATTCTTTCGTTATTAAACCCTCGTGTCATTGCATCGTGGTACAAAAGCGTGGCCCAAACTGTTCAGCTTTTAGGGTGGTTATTGTGGTGTTGTTGGTAATCTAGTGTGAGGTTGGTTTTTATAGCTATCTCATCCCCCAAAGACAGTCGGAGAAGGCTGTCCCCTAAAGTGAGGTGTTTCAGTTTCTCGCAGATCACTGATTGACTTTGCTTTATAGGTTGGATGTGATGTGATCGGTGGACAGAACTTTATGATGTTACATAGTCattctaatttttatcttttcccagCATGAAACAGCTTTTTCTGTGCAAAGCTTTGGTCCTGAATCACATCTCTAGAGAGCAACACTGACACTTCTATTTTCACTTGCATATACTCACTATATTTTTGCCTGTCTTTTTACTTTTGACTGCTTCATGTCACTCCGTTTTAGGTGGCTCATTGATAAGTAGCATGTGAGTGGCCTTTTCTTCTACCCAATATAAGaatctttgacttttaaaaagtagagggTTTTTGTATTCACATCGGTGGTGATGATGGATATGCTTGgtttttattgaattttcttattttgtttcattgattgaTCCCCCTAGAGTATTATTTTCCACGAAGGCAGGAGAGTAGATAGGGTTTTTCTTCCCTagatttcccttcccttcccttcccttcccttcccttcccttcccttcccctcccctcccctcccctcccctcccNNNNNNNNNNNNNNNNNNNNNNNNNNNNNNNNNNNNNNNNNNNNNNNNNNNNNNNNNNNNNNNNNNNNNNNNNNNNNNNNNNNNNNNNNNNNNNNNNNNNNNNNNNNNNNNNNNNNNNNNNNNNNNNNNNNNNNNNNNNNNNNNNNNNNNNNNNNNNNNNNNNNNNNNNNNNNNNNNNNNNNNNNNNNNNNNNNNNNNNNNNNNNNNNNNNNNNNNNNNNNNNNNNNNNNNNNNNNNNNNNNNNNNNNNNNNNNNNNNNNNNNNNNNNNNNNNNNNNNNNNNNNNNNNNNNNNNNNNNNNNNNNNNNNNNNNNNNNNNNNNNNNNNNNNNNNNNNNNNNNNNNNNNNNNNNNNNNNNNNNNNNNNNNNNNNNNNNNNNNNNNNNNNNNNNNNNNNNNNNNccttttcttttatctttttctctctccctctttctccctcttccccctagGGGAAATCTGATTGTAGGAATAatcatttccttgattttctgcCATGGATCTCTAGACATAgtttgttttgcctgtttttgaatttcATGCAGTATGTACCTTTCTGTGTCccacttctttcttttatgtttgtttatgaGATTGGCCACGTTGCTACATGTAGCAGTCCACTCACTGCTGGTGAGTATTCTGAGCCTCCACATTTGGGGGCTGTTGGGTAGCTTCCAGTTGGGGTTCTAACCAGCAGGACTGCCATGAACCGTCTCTCATACCTTTCCTGCTGCATCTGTGCCTGACCGTGTCTAGGGCCCGCAAGCAGGAGGGGACGTGCAGGTTGTGGGGTAGGCACATACTCTGCTTTACTAAGTGATCCCGAAGTTCCCCACTGTGGTGGCCTGGTTCATCCACCCCccgccctcccgccccccccacagTAGTGTGTCAGCAACCTCATTACCTGGCGTCCTCGGCAACGCTGGTGATGGGGTGGGCAGGAGTGAGCAGTCCTAATGGACAGTGTGAGGAGCATGGGGTCCCTGGGGAGAGGACTTCAGTGAGGTGCTGGGGAGCTGTCCCAAGAAGGCATTTCTTCTGCTGGCTCATGAAGACCCAGGCCTGCAAGCTGCTTCCTCTCAGAAAGTCACGTTCCCAGGCCCAGAACACCTGGCCTCCCTCTACCCAGGAGCCAAGCCTGTGGGAGAAAGGAAAACTCTAGTTCTGGCTCAGGCACCCCCCAGCAGGAATGAGCCATCATCCCTTTCCAGTGCCTCATCAGTTTCTACACCTTCAGGGTGCCCTCAGAAGGGTTTCATGAAGGAGACTGGACCGGGCACCGGGGTCTACAGGTGGGCTGTAGTGGACTCAGGATTGGGCACACAGGGGCACCATCAAAGCCAAGCCAGAGCCCAGGAGGTATTGTCGTGGGCCAGATACTGGGTGCTGTCGCAGGCTCAGGGATAGGCACAAGGAGAATCATTCCAGGGAGGGGCCTGGTGGCAGCATCCCACAGTGACCCTGGCGGGCCGTCGCCATGACCACACTGTCTCCTTCTCGGGATCCTGCTTCCGCCCCAGCTGGGTGAGCCCCCAACCCTGGGGCAATGGCCCAATCCCTGCTACCATGAATAAACAAACCATGAGTTCTAGAATTCTCACACAGGGGAGacgccctgccccaccccacccccacgtcCCTTTATGAGGACCAGTGCAGGCTGGGCACCTGCTAGCCATGGCGTGTGGGCCAGGAGATCTTCAGAGCCTCACATCTCCATTTTCCTCTGCCAGAGTTGGGACCCCACTGTATTTTGAAGGTAGGGCCTTAGGGAcgtgggagagaggcaggagggggctgTTTGCCTGGGTGCTGTCCTCATGCCTAGATTTCTCTGTATCCTGAGGGGCACATTGTCACCAGCATGGTGTGCCAGCCTAGGGACCCAGCCGGTGTCACAGCCGTTCTAGTTTGTAGGGTGGCCATGACCATGAGGGAAGAGCCTTATTAGAAACTgggaaacaggggtgcctgggtggctcggtcggttaagcatctgccttcgccttgggtcatgatcccagggttctggcatcaagtcctgcatcgggctccctgctcagcggggaggctgcttctccttctccctctgcccctgctccccctgcttgggctctgtctctcacaaataaataaataaaatcttaaaaaaaaaaaagaaattggggaacAAGCTAACAACCATGGACCAGATGAGCTTGTTTGGGAAGTGCAATCTAGGAGGACCAGGACTTGGGATGACAACGTGAGGCATGAGTGACCGCTTAACGCTACCAACTTAAGGTCTCAACCCCCCTGTGAGCTGGGCTTTATGGTGTCCCCATTTCAcgagaggaaaccaaggcccaggggACTTAAGTGACttgtggagccaggattcaacaCCAGTTTTTAGTTGACTCTCCGGGGTGAAACATTTGGGCCACCGTGTGACAGAAGTCCTCTTGGCTCCCTGCTCTAAGCAACCATGTGTGATCTGCTGGTGGCGGCCCTGGCTCAGGTCACCCGCCCGCTGACCGTTCTTCCACTTGGCAGGACACATGCTCGCATGGCATCTGTGAGTAGGGACATGTCCCTCAACTCAGGGACCTcgcctttctttttcccctcactGCGCAACTCCCCTTCTCAGACCAGTGCCTTGTAGAGCGAGCGAGCGAGTGAGCAAGtgttctcccactcccactctagGCTGCCCCTAGACATCGGGGACATTTTAGGATGGTGAGGACGGGCACTGCTCCACAGAGCTGACTGAGGTGCCTACAATaatgtgggagtgggggtggcagGCTGTGACCTTACAGAGACAGAGGTCATTGAGCCACAATAGGTCTTCCTGTCACCACAGGTGAGTGTGGGCCGCGACATCAAGGTGCGGTTTGTAAGTGGGTGTGCTGTGACTTCCGGGCTCCAAGAAGGGGTAGAGGTCGTCTGCAGTGGAGTCCGTTTGAGCCCCCGAGTGTCCCCTCTGTGTGGGATGGTGAGGCTGGGCCTCTGGCGAGGTTGATCTGTAATACCTCATGCCCCCAACCAATCCATCATGGCTCCCCccagatggggggggggtgctggcaTCTCCAGGCTGAATCCTGCCATTCCTGCATGAGGTTTCGAGGAAGGAGGTTGGAGTTGGTGTTGTTTGGGACGTGAGTTCTGAGGAGGGCAGTTCTCTGAGCCTGGGGAACCCATGAAGGGTGTGGAGCGCAGAGGCGAAGCCCACGCCTGCCCCCTAGGACTGTCACTTTTTAGGTGCTGAAGGTCATTCTAAGGAACCCTGGTTCTGCAGGGCCCACAGCTTTGTGAGAAAGGAAAGGGCAAGCCTCTGGAACTCCTCTTCCCTCCCGGAATGGGACAGTGTCCATGGGGCAGGCTGTAATCTGAAACAACAAGGTAGCCATGACCCCATCACAGCACATGAGAGGAGCTGGAAATGTGACTCCCACTGGGGGGGAGATGGAACATAGGACGGCAAGCCATCGGACAGGGACACGAGCaagaagggagcagggagagaacaAGGCAAGACAAAAGTCCATGGAGATGTGGGGGCTCGTGAGGGTGCCCGTGGACCCCTGTGGAAGGCCCTGGTTGAGGGTAAAGGTGTCCAGCCACGGAAGTCTGTGGCAAGGGAGCCGGCCATCTACATGTCATTGTACCAGGAGCCTTGGGACATGGTAGAATGGTTTGGGGGGAATTTCCATGAGGCAGGGCCCACTAGGTGCTTCTGCTAATGTATATGGACCACCATAGATTATTAGCCTTGTTCTGTTTATTAATGAACCCCTCCACCAGCATTATGGACCCTCCCTAAGCAAGGACAAGCCTTGGTTACTGCTGCTGAGTCCCTGATGCTCTGCTTGGCGTGCACACGGAGGGAAACAGACTTTCTGGAACCACGCCAGCTTCCGACGGGTGTAAACACATGTCTAGCTTTGCCTCTGTGAGGATCCATGACTGTGTGTTAACAGCTTGTTGGCCAGCCCAAACTTGACAGAAGGCCATATAcataaaaaacctttttatttgtctttcatcTTGGTCTCCAACCTTTGCTGTAGAATTTCTCCCTTTCCTGTCCTCAACAATGTTCAGTTAATAAATACCAGTCCAAGATAGGCCAGTTCAAAGCCTCAGTCTCAAAACCAGTTCCGTGTAGCTCCTTCTGCTCCCACTCCTGTtgttggggacagggaggggcaagGAGGGGACCGACAAGCATCTCTACTCACTTCCTCATATGGTCACGGAGAGCACACCCTGGGGGGGCTGTGAAGGCGGGTGCTGGAGTTGGACAATGCCACATCCCTGCACAGCTACAAGCCATCCTGCTCACTTGTGCCCCATCACCTACCCCCTGACCAGCAACTCACTCCTGGGATGAGTCTCCTCCTTTGCTACTCTAACCATTTGCCTGTGTAAACAAGCACACAGAGATAAACCCTGGGGTGGTGGTTCCTAACAAGCCCTGGAGGGGCCGGCCGGTCCCCCTTGTTTGGCGGATTGCTCTATCAGGTGGGGCACttgctgcctctgggcctttggtTGTCATTTTTAGGGCTGTATGAAACGCCCTCGCCCACCTGTGCAATGGCTGGAATGTGGCCGTCTCTGCCTCGATGGTCTGCTGTGTACGGCGCTGGGAGGGCCGCTTGAGAACCTGCTCGGGGCTGGCACAGTCCCCTTTCTACCTTTTTCCTTAGAACCCTGGTTGCGGACCTGCGGTCACACCAACATCGCCTGCAAGATGGTGAAGGGGAAGCTGGTGGAGGTAGGCAAGTGGCCATGGCAGGTGAGCATCCTGTTTCTGGGCACGTACATCTGTAGCGGCTCCCTCATCCACCATCAGTGGGTCCTCACGGCTGCGCACTGCCTGCAGAGGTCAGTCAGGGCACCCAGCCAGTCCCAGGGGCTTTGCTTTCTGGCCTGGGGGCCCCCTCGGTAAATCTGGGGATCTGGGACTAGGGGCCTGGCTGGGTTACCCTGTGCTCAGTCTGTGTCTCTCCAACCACTTATGGCCTCACTGCTGGCAACCTGCCTCCTACCCGTGGCCTTGCAGATCCAAGGACCCCAAAATGTACTCCGTGAGGGTGGGAGTCCAGAGCCTCCCAGACAACGGCACCCAGCTCCTGCTCACCCGCATCGTGATTCACGAGGATTTCCACAACCTCATATCCCAGGACATTGCTCTCCTGAAGCTCAGGGACCCCATCTCCTGGTCCCCGCTCATCCAGCCTGTCTGCCTACCCAGTAACAGATTCAAGCCATCTATCGGAACCATGTGCTGGGTGATCGGGTGGGGACATAAAAGCACTGGAGGTGAGTGAAGGCAGGCAGAGGTCCCAAGACGCTGGCCTCTTCAGAACACAACTTCAGCATGGGGTCATTTGTTTattcccaccttttttttttaaaattaattaattaattaatctacttgagagagagtgagcaggggctggggaggggggagagagacaaagggagagagagaatcccaagc
Proteins encoded in this window:
- the LOC110577671 gene encoding putative serine protease 46 — translated: MACGPGDLQSLTSPFSSARVGTPLYFEEPWLRTCGHTNIACKMVKGKLVEVGKWPWQVSILFLGTYICSGSLIHHQWVLTAAHCLQRSKDPKMYSVRVGVQSLPDNGTQLLLTRIVIHEDFHNLISQDIALLKLRDPISWSPLIQPVCLPSNRFKPSIGTMCWVIGWGHKSTGVTPKTPYSLQEVAVKIINSETCHQQYQFLFLKDQKEFIGEDMLCVSSEWGMDSCQDNSGSSLVCQVNNSWIQMGVVSWSLSCNQHRFPGIYTSTSYFTHWIKRQITDMRFISRAGPAFLSPVTLTGYILLVSLGSLWLL